One region of Solanum pennellii chromosome 6, SPENNV200 genomic DNA includes:
- the LOC107022519 gene encoding reticulon-like protein B5, with translation MSLIFAGELIKMSNPVEEIVGESTMENKQKALNHNDFSSSSTTDDSRRPIDKKKCHLFNRHKPVHSILGGGKLADILLWRKKKISGGLLAGATVIWFLFECIGYHLLTLICHSLIVSLAILFFWANLSLFINKSFVELPKIELPEELWMRLVLLLRNQCTCAVGIFREVASGNDLKKFLYAIFSLWIVSIVGRWFSFLTLVYLITVMLLTVPFLYEKYGHQVDTYGEMAIKELRKQYSQVDEKVLQKLPIPFIKDSKQE, from the exons ATGAGTTTGATATTTGCAGGGGAATTGATCAAAATGTCCAATCCAGTGGAGGAAATTGTTGGTGAATCTACAATGGAGAATAAGCAAAAAGCCTTAAATCACAATGAtttttcttcatcatcaacaacagATGATTCTAGACGTCCAATCGATAAGAAGAAGTGTCATCTCTTCAATCGTCACAAACCTGTCCACTCTATTTTAGGTGGTGGCAAAT TGGCTGATATTCTACtatggaggaagaagaagatttCAGGAGGACTGCTTGCTGGTGCCACAGTCATATGGTTTCTTTTTGAATGTATTGGTTATCACTTGCTCACTCTTATTTGCCATTCTCTCATAGTCTCATTGGCCATCTTGTTCTTTTGGGCCAATCTCTCCCTCTTTATCAACAA GAGTTTTGTAGAGTTACCAAAGATTGAATTGCCAGAAGAGTTGTGGATGCGATTGGTCCTCTTACTGAGGAATCAATGCACCTGTGCAGTTGGTATCTTTCGGGAAGTAGCATCCGgaaatgatttgaagaagtttCTATAT GCAATTTTTAGCTTGTGGATTGTTTCCATTGTTGGCAGATGGTTCAGTTTTCTGACCCTTGTATACCTCA TAACTGTCATGCTGTTGACAGTACCATTTCTCTATGAGAAGTATGGACATCAAGTAGATACCTATGGAGAAATGGCTATAAAAGAACTCAGGAAACAGTATAGTCAAGTGGATGAGAAAGTTCTTCAAAAACTACCAATTCCTTTCATTAAAGACAGTAAGCAGGAATGA
- the LOC107023576 gene encoding 50S ribosomal protein L17, chloroplastic-like: MASATWSMSCLKSALPTVQPISNSSLRFSSGSSPSRLRICKPKSSSTIIQSFVGLAPLHPLLSLSSQDSKSFEDSFTIIDSGGRVFAMRHGRKVPKLNRPPDQRRALLRGLTTQLLKHGRIKTTKARARAVRKYVDKMVTMAKDGSLHKRRQALGFIYEKQIVHALFAEVPERYGERNGGYTRIIRTLPRRGDNAPMAYIELV; encoded by the exons ATGGCTTCTGCAACTTGGAGCATGTCTTGCTTGAAATCGGCTCTCCCTACAGTTCAACCAATTTCAAACTCATCACTTAGATTCTCTTCTGGGTCTTCTCCATCTCGTCTCAGGATTTGCAAACCCAAGTCTAGTTCAACAATTATTCAGTCCTTCGTGGGTCTTGCTCCCCTGCATCCACTTTTGTCCCTTTCTTCTCAAG ACTCAAAAAGTTTTGAGGACTCATTCACCATTATTGATAGTGGTGGCCGAGTTTTTGCCATGAGACATGGAAGGAAGGTGCCCAAACTGAATAGACCTCCTGATCAGCGCCGGGCACTTCTGAGAGGTCTCACAACTCAGCTCCTCAAGCATGGGCGTATAAAGACCACTAAAGCGAGGGCCAGGGCGGTGAGAAAATATGTAGACAAAATGGTCACAATGGCGAAGGATGGCTCTCTTCATAAGAGAAGGCAAGCTCTTGGGTTCATCTATGAGAAGCAGATAGTGCATGCATTGTTTGCTGAAGTTCCCGAAAGATATGGAGAGAGGAATGGAGGATACACTAGAATAATAAGAACTCTACCAAGGCGAGGGGACAATGCACCGATGGCATATATCGAGCTTGTTTAG
- the LOC107021011 gene encoding 50S ribosomal protein L17, chloroplastic, translating to MASTTWSMSCLKSALPSIQPISNSSLRFSSGSSPSRLRICKPKSSSTIIQSFVGLAPLHPLLSLFSQDSTSFENSFTIIDNGGRVFAMRHGRKVPKLNRPPDQRRALLRGLTTQLLKHGRIKTTKARARAVRKYVDKMVTMAKDGSLHKRRQALGFIYEKQIVHALFAEVPERYGERNGGYTRIIRTLPRRGDNAPMAYIELV from the exons ATGGCTTCTACAACATGGAGCATGTCTTGTTTGAAATCAGCTCTCCCTTCAATTCAACCAATTTCCAACTCTTCACTTCGATTCTCTTCTGGGTCTTCTCCATCTCGTCTTAGGATTTGCAAACCCAAGTCCAGTTCAACAATTATTCAGTCCTTCGTGGGTCTTGCTCCCCTTCATCCGCTCTTGTCCCTTTTCTCTCAAG ATTCAACAAGTTTCGAGAACTCATTCACCATAATTGATAATGGTGGCCGGGTTTTTGCAATGAGGCATGGCAGGAAGGTGCCCAAATTGAATAGACCTCCTGACCAGCGTCGGGCACTTTTGAGAGGTCTGACAACTCAGCTCCTCAAGCATGGGCGTATAAAGACCACTAAAGCAAGGGCCAGGGCGGTTAGAAAATATGTTGACAAAATGGTGACGATGGCAAAGGATGGCTCTCTTCACAAGCGAAGGCAAGCTCTTGGATTCATTTACGAGAAGCAAATAGTGCATGCATTGTTTGCTGAAGTCCCGGAAAGATATGGAGAGAGGAACGGAGGATACACTAGGATAATAAGAACTCTACCTAGGCGAGGGGACAATGCACCAATGGCATACATTGAGCTTGTATAG
- the LOC107022873 gene encoding LOB domain-containing protein 25-like, whose amino-acid sequence MNSRLSKKNKHMPCSACKLLRRRCTKDCIFLPYFPPTEPHKFIVVHRIFGASNIAKILQQEIPMDNREDAVISMVYEATARLRDPVYGSVGIISALQKHIFHLQSELNEASAEAMSLRTQLSDASTSLPSSLMQVSPFTPENHEFHHSQNSSQQNAYSNNDLQLILPEAADYCFQQVLLPLPY is encoded by the exons ATGAATTCTAGATTAagcaagaaaaataaacatatgCCATGTTCAGCATGCAAGCTTCTTCGTAGGCGATGCACTAAAGATTGTATTTTCTTGCCTTATTTTCCACCTACTGAACCACATAAATTTATTGTTGTTCATCGTATTTTTGGTGCTAGCAACATCGCCAAAATATTACAA CAGGAGATACCAATGGATAATAGAGAAGATGCAGTAATCAGCATGGTTTATGAAGCTACAGCAAGACTCAGAGATCCAGTTTATGGCAGTGTAGGCATTATTTCTGCCCTCCAGAAACACATATTTCACTTACAATCCGAGTTAAACGAAGCTTCAGCTGAAGCAATGTCTCTCAGAACACAATTATCCGATGCTTCAACATCCTTACCCTCATCCTTAATGCAAGTTTCTCCATTCACACCCGAGAACCACGAGTTTCACCATTCCCAGAACTCGAGCCAGCAAAATGCATATTCTAATAATGACTTGCAGCTTATACTTCCAGAAGCAGCAGACTATTGTTTCCAACAAGTTCTTCTTCCACTGCCTTACTAG
- the LOC107021431 gene encoding calcium uniporter protein 6, mitochondrial-like isoform X2, whose translation MWRNSCNLLKRTVTLVARTNKVNNGVRPFLGVDYKFGCYCGPTRMMGGYYFSSGSNGGGENKNGDSITHEEAKRLMRLVNVEELKWKLGMKNTEVIGYMDLLKACKNMGVAKTHDEAVGFARVLDEAGVILLFRDKVYLHPDKVVDEIRKAVPLALLPEDDPTIEELKILQEKKDKIDELAHRHVRRVLWAGLGAGLLQVGLFFRLTFWEFSWDVMEPIAFFTTSAGIVIGYAYFLVTSRDPSYQDVLKRLFLSRQRKLIKKHDFDIQRFVELQKKIKLPVNSQSSIKHRLGMELEPEDLLHGH comes from the exons ATGTGGAGAAATTCCTGTAATCTATTGAAACGGACAGTTACATTGGTTGCGAGGACAAATAAGGTTAACAATGGGGTGAGGCCGTTCTTGGGTGTGGATTATAAGTTCGGGTGCTATTGTGGCCCGACCCGAATGATGGGTGGGTACTATTTTAGCTCTGGGTCAAATGGGGGTGGGGAAAACAAGAATGGGGATAGTATTACTCATGAGGAAGCTAAGAGGTTGATGAGATTGGTGAATGTTGAGGAGCTGAAGTGGAAATTGGGGATGAAGAATACGGAGGTTATTGGGTATATGGATCTGTTGAAGGCGTGTAAGAATATGGGTGTGGCTAAAACCCATGATGAAGCTGTTGGTTTTGCTAGAGTTCTTGATGAGGCTGGTGTTATATTGCTATTCAGAGATAAAGTTTATCTTCATCCTGATAAG GTAGTGGATGAAATTAGAAAGGCAGTTCCCTTAGCACTTCTTCCCGAAGATGACCCCACAATAGAAGAACTAAAGATTCTGCAGGAGAAGAAGGATAAAATAGATGAGCTTGCCCATAGGCATGTGCGTCGCGTTTTGTGGGCTGGTTTAGGGGCTGGTCTTTTGCAGGTCGGGCTCTTCTTCCGTCTTACGTTCTGGGAATTCTCTTGGGATGTGATGGAGCCAATTGCTTTTTTTACAACTTCTGCTGGAATAGTAATAGGTTATGCTTACTTCCTTGTTACCTCTAGAGACCCATCATACCAAGATGTGCTGAAGAGGCTTTTCCTCTCAAGGCAGAGGAAGCTGATCAAGaagcatgattttgatattcaGAGGTTTGTCGaattacaaaagaaaatcaaattacCAGTGAATAGTCAATCTTCCATTAAACATCGGTTAGGAATGGAGCTGGAACCCGAGGATCTTTTACATGGTCACTAA
- the LOC107021431 gene encoding calcium uniporter protein 6, mitochondrial-like isoform X1 has translation MWRNSCNLLKRTVTLVARTNKVNNGVRPFLGVDYKFGCYCGPTRMMGGYYFSSGSNGGGENKNGDSITHEEAKRLMRLVNVEELKWKLGMKNTEVIGYMDLLKACKNMGVAKTHDEAVGFARVLDEAGVILLFRDKVYLHPDKFHVLFFQVVDEIRKAVPLALLPEDDPTIEELKILQEKKDKIDELAHRHVRRVLWAGLGAGLLQVGLFFRLTFWEFSWDVMEPIAFFTTSAGIVIGYAYFLVTSRDPSYQDVLKRLFLSRQRKLIKKHDFDIQRFVELQKKIKLPVNSQSSIKHRLGMELEPEDLLHGH, from the exons ATGTGGAGAAATTCCTGTAATCTATTGAAACGGACAGTTACATTGGTTGCGAGGACAAATAAGGTTAACAATGGGGTGAGGCCGTTCTTGGGTGTGGATTATAAGTTCGGGTGCTATTGTGGCCCGACCCGAATGATGGGTGGGTACTATTTTAGCTCTGGGTCAAATGGGGGTGGGGAAAACAAGAATGGGGATAGTATTACTCATGAGGAAGCTAAGAGGTTGATGAGATTGGTGAATGTTGAGGAGCTGAAGTGGAAATTGGGGATGAAGAATACGGAGGTTATTGGGTATATGGATCTGTTGAAGGCGTGTAAGAATATGGGTGTGGCTAAAACCCATGATGAAGCTGTTGGTTTTGCTAGAGTTCTTGATGAGGCTGGTGTTATATTGCTATTCAGAGATAAAGTTTATCTTCATCCTGATAAG TttcatgttcttttttttcaGGTAGTGGATGAAATTAGAAAGGCAGTTCCCTTAGCACTTCTTCCCGAAGATGACCCCACAATAGAAGAACTAAAGATTCTGCAGGAGAAGAAGGATAAAATAGATGAGCTTGCCCATAGGCATGTGCGTCGCGTTTTGTGGGCTGGTTTAGGGGCTGGTCTTTTGCAGGTCGGGCTCTTCTTCCGTCTTACGTTCTGGGAATTCTCTTGGGATGTGATGGAGCCAATTGCTTTTTTTACAACTTCTGCTGGAATAGTAATAGGTTATGCTTACTTCCTTGTTACCTCTAGAGACCCATCATACCAAGATGTGCTGAAGAGGCTTTTCCTCTCAAGGCAGAGGAAGCTGATCAAGaagcatgattttgatattcaGAGGTTTGTCGaattacaaaagaaaatcaaattacCAGTGAATAGTCAATCTTCCATTAAACATCGGTTAGGAATGGAGCTGGAACCCGAGGATCTTTTACATGGTCACTAA